aataatGTGTACTCGAACTCCGGCAAAACTTTAGTTTCTAAGTAATGATGAAATAACTTTTTATCCTATGAAATTCATATATAGACAAATAATTAAAGAAAgcattaatttaattatatgaataaaaatggaaatatgttaataaagtgaaaaaattattaacataatgaaaaagaaaaaaaaagttaatgaGAGATGAAAACAACGgaacaaataaaaaacaaaagaagtaatacaataaaatataaatgaataatatataaaataaaaaaaaattttaataatattttttttattaccaTGGGTGATCCATTGCCTCAATTACATTTAATCTTTTTGATGGATTTATTTGTAGTAATGACTGGATAAAATTTTTGGCATCTGACGAAATATTTATCCAGTATCTTTCATGAAAAGTTAATTTTTCCtttaaatgaaaacaataatttttttttgtttttaatttatataatataattttctgAATATgtaatatgaaaatatatttttattaaaattgtgaaaagctattttttttcataaaattttatttatatattatctgAAAGAGTCTATTTTACCTCAAATCTTGAACATGGATAAAAAGGTCTATATCCTcctaaaagaataaaaataattatgccTAATGCCCACATgtcaattttattattaaaatcacATTCCTgtagataatttaaaaaaaaaaaaatttatgtataaaaattaataataaagaacttaataaattttatttgcaAATTTGAGAATgtattccaaaaaaaaaaaaaaaattatgaaccTGAAATAATTCTGGAGCAATAAAACCATAACTTCCTTTGATTCCTCTATAAGGataaaattcattaaattgGCACCTAACTGATAATCCAAAATcacataattttataatattattaaaagtactattatttttcttcgATTGTATGTTTTCATTTAttgaatttattaatttatcagTGTTTAGTTTTacactttttaaattatgtaaCTTCTCAATATCTGATAAATCATTcatttcaaataaaattgGTTCTAAgggaaaaagtaaaatattttgaagtTTTATATCACAATGTATTATACCATTAATGTGAAGATAATAAAGAGCAAATAAAATTTGAGATACGATTATTTTTACTTCGTTTTCTTCCAATGTTTTAAAACCAACATAAGAATACAAATCACCAATGGAagaatattcaaaaaatacccatatatcattttcatcttcTCCGCATAATATCATTTGCAAAATATTAGAATGATTTAATCCCTTATGTATTGCTATTTCTTCTCTTAATTGTTCAATTTCTCTTACTTTATGATATAATCCTTTATGTTTCAATTTAAGAACTAAAAGGAttactttattattattatatgtaaaatttattttttctaaattatcttttccattttttatttctttttcatcgTTACATTTTTCTGTTCCATATATATCACAATattctaatttttctttgTCTTTGATTCTAGTAGCAGTAATTTTATCTACCTTATTAGTTATTTTGTCAATACTATCTGTATCAGTAGTATCtcctatttttatttttatattttcacttaatatattattatttatataatttacataattatgcaaaaataaagttttacTACAATCAATGGTCCATTCACATAAGCACACTGTGCTTGATAATCCCCTCAATAAAACActcaatatttttaaatccCCAAATTCAGGTacttttaattctttaatgTGTTCATAATTTGTTTTACTTAGTATAGTTTTTTCCCATggattattttcatcatttttatttgagtTTTTATcagataaaaatgaaaaaggtGTCTTTTTCAATggcatattatttattttcgtactaaaaaaaattaacagaaaacaaaaatatatatatatatgtattaaaaaaataagaaaatacttataatgtaaaaaaaaaatttatatataaatgtaagaaaaataattttattttatttttcataaatattaaaaaatatttgaaaattaaaattatttaaaaaaaaaattgaattactataaaaatttaaccTACATCAATATCTAGGATAACGCccaaaataattaatatcaaaatacaataataattaaaagcaaaattaaaaaaaaaaaaaaagggatacatttaaaataaacTATAATTAAAGAATTGTCAAATAAAAGTAAACCTATATTAATAtccaaataaaaaaaaaaaaattaaaagtataaaatcatattatcaaaaaacataaaatttttgtataattCTCTCTTTTTCTCTCCATCTATAtctatatctatatatatatatatatatatatatatatatatatatatatatatatatatatatatataaatatatatatatatgaatattaaaatatatactttaagtattattaattaaagagTGGAAATAATTGTAGCCTTAGCatcttaataataataggtttaagaaaaaaaaaataaataaatgttaaaaatattatatataaatcttTATTTTACTGTCTAATCATTATGAATTATTTTCCTTAATATATATCTTATTAtaactaaaattttttttttttttattaacataaatataattatatactGACTTTTAAAATAGGAAATATGtaaacttttttctttttatatatttaaatttatttagaaTTATTGCACATGCGATAATAATAttgttaaatataaaaaattattactatctattaaaaaaaaatacaaataattaatctataattttattttgtgtTTAGTTTTTAACATTAGATTTGCTTATATGTATTCATATATACACATAAAATAAGTACTTgcgtaataaaaaaatataatttttttttttccttatttcTCACATTTAGaccaaaatttttaaaaatttatagtttttttcttttttaataacacatctacaaaaaaattaagaataatacgagtgttaaaaaaattttggagattcaaaattttttttgaaaaaatttgCACGTAAGTGGCACCTCAtcaaggaaaaaaaaaaaaaaaggtagagaaaaaaaattaaaaaaaaaatattttatttttaaataaaactgaaaataattaacaaattaaacaaaaaaaaaaaaaaaaaaggattagTTTTCATTATATGGAGAAAAATATTCTTCCGATTCATTATTTGGTGGCAAGCTTATTCTTTCTATTGTATCTTTGTTTGtctaaataaatttaaaaaaatttaagtaaaaaattatcacatataaaaatatatatatatatatatatttttcttaataaaatgtaatagtaaaaaaaaaaaataaaaacctTTGAATAATTACATAGATTTTTGATTCATaaatgcatttttttttttttttcttattatgaAAGTTgcatatattcattttatataatattaatttttctatttattatatttgtatatttattttaaattattatttttataattttttaattcttttagtatattaataaattttttgaacatatatattaatttttaatatgcaTTCTTACTTCTGAATTAAGATCttcctttattttttgatattcTACATTAGAGAAGgggaaaaaattaaatgatataatgaaattctaaattttttttatttattgcttttgtaatttatttttaatttattaatagtcatatatattgtaatattttatttaatacttGTGTCTAATAGTCTATTAGTGTATTGGgggaaattttttttttcattagaataataatttaaaatatttgaaggaaaaaaaattctaataaaCTCAATTAATTTCTTGAAAGCTAATTTATAGTCATCTTCATTCAAATTTAAAACTAAATTAGATTttgtacatttttttttacaagaTAATTCTGATTCTAAAATGGAATttgttatattatttatgttaATTAAAATACAACATATTTCACAGTGTTCTTCTGAGCAGTTTTTTGCTTCTTCctgattttttttaaaatttgatgagcattttttttcaaaatcctttagttttttaaaagaacaaGAACATTCATTGTAAAAggaattttcattattagtTAGGCATGCTAAAGTATTACCCATTTGTATTACTTTTGATATCTCCTTTTTAGAATTTATTTTGGATTtcatgaaagaaaaaaaagaagaaacaaCATTTTTTGATTGTGCACAAATCACATTTAAAATTACAATACACAGtagaaaaaaaacttttttatacatttttttaatcacATATATTATAGACTATATCTGTTTgccaattttttattattactatattattttttaaaatatattttatattatatacttaatacatattttataaataagctaaaaatttttttattaagttttatctttttttttttttttaaattatatatagttattttattaagaaGTTGTGTAtatacaacaaaaaaaagtatatattttcatatagatacgttcatataaaaatatatgaaatatttgaataattaaaaaaaaaaatttttttaatttaaaacatCACTTactatacatattttttttatatatgataaataaataaataattattataatcttATATTTCCATGATCTTTTTCACATGTTCATTTATATTCTTCATATATTCATGAAAGTTTTACTGTTAAATTTTAACTTGTTTTTTCTATACATacgtattttattttattttattgctGTCTTATATTgcatattataaaaaaaataataattcaaaaaaattaattttatgctttgtatttatatttacattattttattttttataattttttaaatcttcttTTCATCTTCCTTACATTTTAACGTTACTCATTTTTACCGTATAAGTTTTTAAATGCTTTTTGAAATTCTTCGTGcaattctattaaaaaaaaagagagcTAAATGTTGTAAAGTgcataaacataaaaaaacttaataatttgtaaaataaaaattaaaaaatacatataattttaagaaaaatatattaaatggtaaattagaaaaaatagaaaaaatacttataacaaacttaaaaataaaaaaaaaaagttttttctattttactAATCActacaaatatatttatgttctattttttcaataGTTAATTACCTTGACTGATTGGTTTTCCGTCTTTATATATAGTTTCCTTCAAATGCATTTTACTTCTTTCTAATGCTATATCAGAATAAGGATCTTTTAAGCATCTtgagagaaaaaaaacatatatatatatatatttatacatatataaaaagtttaaaaaaacttatgaaaatgtaaaaatttgAAGCATAGtaagtttttttatatgaaattaagcaaaagaatttttcattcttttttcttttttactttCTTAAAATATCTGCCATTTCTGAAGCATATCTTGTATAAGAAACATTTGCTGCTTTCcacattttattaaaaaactttttccagaataaaattttattattttttttatattaaattgttattttgtttaaataaaatattttacaatTGAAATCTTttacaaacaaaaaaaaaaataaataaaataaattaataaaaatatataaaataaaaatagaaaagaaggaaaaattaaaaaaaaactttaattttttttataaagaataattaatacaaatttatagtaatattaaatttttgtgttcttttaaatttactaTAGATagagaaaatatattaaatactAAAGTATCATTTTAcctatttaaaagaaaaaaaaattcatgaAAAAGGaattgtaataaaaaaaaaataaaataaaactgtgatagaaaacaaaataaaaaaaaaattaaataaaaaaaaaaaacatgatataaaaataattacacTTTATATAAACTATATAATTTGTATAATGcttaataatatatagaaatattttaatgaaatgtttaatataaaaataagatgATTAtagttatatttaaaaaaaaaagaggttTTAATGGAAACTACTCTATAATTTAGAGTTATGGGCGTTcgatacaaaaaaaaaaaaaaaaaaaaaaatctgtATGTTACAATATAATACAATttgttaaaaattaataaaatttgtaattaaaaGCATTGGATTctatagattttttttttgttaattataTACGTTGAAAAtatttgatatttttaaaaataatcacATATACATTAAGAGCAgtttaaagaaatatatgatAAACAATAATgtacatttaaattataaaaatatgtattttatgAAAGTTTGGAATAGTTTAAATAAAAGGATAAATAGTCCATATATTGATACTAAtataaaagttataaaaaaaaaaataaatattttctccAATTTTAGCACTATTATTAAgactaataataatgaaaataatagtataataaataaaagaaggcATTGTACATATTCAATGTACAATACTCGTCTTAATAATTATCCtgtagaaaataaaaataagtgtTTTAAAAGTTTTGACAGAAAAAAATTGCTATTACccaataaatttttttctacaaacaaaaaattaaatattataaatccAAAAAAGATAAGAAATGTTGCAATAATTGCTCATGTTGATCATGGTAAGACAACTCTTGtagataaattattaaagcaAGGTGGAGAAATAACAAATAATGAGAGAGTGATGGATCATAACGACTTAGAAAAGGAAAGAGGTATTACAATTATGTCAAAGGTTACAAGGATTAAATATGATGattacttttttaatattgttGATACTCCAGGACACTCAGACTTTGGTGGAGAAGTAGAAAGAGTATTAGGTTTAATTGATGGGGTATGTTTGATAATAGATGTTGTAGAAGGCCCTAAAAATCAGACAAAGTTcgtattaaaaaaatctcTTTTAAATCCTAAATGCaaaattattgttattatgaACAAATTTGATAAACCAAgtaatatcaaaaaaaaagaagaaattgaaaatgaaatatttgatttatttgcTGACTTAAATGCACCAGATGAGTTAATGAATTATCCTATTTTATATGCATCAGCTAAAAATGGTTGGTGTACTGATAACTATGATGATGCGAAGTTAAATAAAtgtgaaaaaaatgatgttttagttatatttaagaaaattatagAATATTTTGATTCTCCTGTTTCTTCatctaatataaatatttatgaggaaaatatgaaaaaaggaaatatacttaaaaaagACACATGTAATGAGAATATTGAGAGGAATAATCGTGTAGATAGtaatattgataataataatgatagtaTAAAACTTTTGGATGataaacaaataataaacaatattataaatgaacCATTTAGTATGCTAATTAGCTTGATAGATTATCAGGAAGGAGTAGGAGTTACAGTTACTGGAAAAATATACAGTggtgttataaaaaaaggagaTAGTATCATTGtgaaaaatgaagaaaataaattaaggGGAAATtgtgtaataaaaaatatattttacatgAAAGGAAGAAAAATGGAGAATACCAATATAGCCAGTGCTGGAGATATagtaaatatttctttttctaaagGAATAATTCCTTCAGTTAATGATACTCTAACATCTGATGAAAAAATTCAAAGTTTAAAAGCTAGACCAATTGATCCTCCTGTTTTATGCTTAAAAATATCCCAAAATACAAGCCCTTTAGCAGGAAAAGATGGTAAGCATATAACTTTATCATCTATTGGAAATAGGCTAAAAAAAGAAGCTGCCATAAATGTTGCAATTGAAATTAGCGAATCTGAAAAGAAAGATAGTTATGAAGTAAA
The sequence above is drawn from the Plasmodium relictum strain SGS1 genome assembly, chromosome: 14 genome and encodes:
- a CDS encoding calcium/calmodulin-dependent protein kinase, putative; amino-acid sequence: MPLKKTPFSFLSDKNSNKNDENNPWEKTILSKTNYEHIKELKVPEFGDLKILSVLLRGLSSTVCLCEWTIDCSKTLFLHNYVNYINNNILSENIKIKIGDTTDTDSIDKITNKVDKITATRIKDKEKLEYCDIYGTEKCNDEKEIKNGKDNLEKINFTYNNNKVILLVLKLKHKGLYHKVREIEQLREEIAIHKGLNHSNILQMILCGEDENDIWVFFEYSSIGDLYSYVGFKTLEENEVKIIVSQILFALYYLHINGIIHCDIKLQNILLFPLEPILFEMNDLSDIEKLHNLKSVKLNTDKLINSINENIQSKKNNSTFNNIIKLCDFGLSVRCQFNEFYPYRGIKGSYGFIAPELFQECDFNNKIDMWALGIIIFILLGGYRPFYPCSRFEEKLTFHERYWINISSDAKNFIQSLLQINPSKRLNVIEAMDHPWIKSYFIIT
- the PSOP20 gene encoding secreted ookinete protein, putative, yielding MYKKVFFLLCIVILNVICAQSKNVVSSFFSFMKSKINSKKEISKVIQMGNTLACLTNNENSFYNECSCSFKKLKDFEKKCSSNFKKNQEEAKNCSEEHCEICCILININNITNSILESELSCKKKCTKSNLVLNLNEDDYKLAFKKLIEFIRIFFPSNILNYYSNEKKNFPQYTNRLLDTKYQKIKEDLNSETNKDTIERISLPPNNESEEYFSPYNEN
- a CDS encoding mitochondrial ATP synthase F1, epsilon subunit, putative; translated protein: MWKAANVSYTRYASEMADILRKCLKDPYSDIALERSKMHLKETIYKDGKPISQELHEEFQKAFKNLYGKNE
- a CDS encoding GTP-binding translation elongation factor tu family protein, putative, whose product is MKVWNSLNKRINSPYIDTNIKVIKKKINIFSNFSTIIKTNNNENNSIINKRRHCTYSMYNTRLNNYPVENKNKCFKSFDRKKLLLPNKFFSTNKKLNIINPKKIRNVAIIAHVDHGKTTLVDKLLKQGGEITNNERVMDHNDLEKERGITIMSKVTRIKYDDYFFNIVDTPGHSDFGGEVERVLGLIDGVCLIIDVVEGPKNQTKFVLKKSLLNPKCKIIVIMNKFDKPSNIKKKEEIENEIFDLFADLNAPDELMNYPILYASAKNGWCTDNYDDAKLNKCEKNDVLVIFKKIIEYFDSPVSSSNINIYEENMKKGNILKKDTCNENIERNNRVDSNIDNNNDSIKLLDDKQIINNIINEPFSMLISLIDYQEGVGVTVTGKIYSGVIKKGDSIIVKNEENKLRGNCVIKNIFYMKGRKMENTNIASAGDIVNISFSKGIIPSVNDTLTSDEKIQSLKARPIDPPVLCLKISQNTSPLAGKDGKHITLSSIGNRLKKEAAINVAIEISESEKKDSYEVKGRGELQLGILIEKLRREGYEMTISSPNVIYTKDEKGNLLEPIEEFHITIPSTISSNVIEKLNTRKAEILDIVNDNDNTFIKCICPSRNFFGMRSYLRDTSKGTSIINSELKEYKKKQASYKSDRNGVIISSSNGTTTAFSLDPIQLKGNLFVNENFPTYEGMIIGEHFLSNDIEMNAVKVKPVQHLRNKGHEETIRINHKNISIEYALSFIQDDEEIEVTPKRIVMRKKILNSELRKTANRKSKNS